Below is a window of Mucilaginibacter sp. PAMC 26640 DNA.
CACCAGCGCATCAATTTGCCCCGTGCGGATTGCACTAATTGTATCTGTAGCCTCCTCCAGTTGCTGGCGCAGCTCTTCAATTTCGGCTAATAAGCTGTTATTTGAATAAGATTGTTCCATTGCAATTATTTGGTTTGAGGTATACCCAGACCTTTTAATACTTTTTCTATATCGCTCATGTCACCTATCAGGCGGCGTTCTGTGCCAGGCGCCTTATTGATCAGTAAGGGGAGTGCAATAATATCTTCATTTTGAGTCAACTCCGGCTGCTGATGAACATCTATTATTTTCAGATCATAATTTTCGTTTAGATATTGGTCGCAGATAGCTTTGATATTTTCTATCGCACGGATAGAATTTGGAGACGCCCCAATGATAAACAGCCGTAGTATATACATAGATGGCTGGCTATCATCCTCGTTAAACATAAAACTTCTTTCCTGCGCGGCCATATGTAAGCACTACAGTTAAGCGGGGCGAATGTTTAAGCCCACCAATACCTTTTCCTCGTTACTCAAATCGCCGATGATCTTCCGAATGGGCTCCGGCACTTTCCGCACTAACGTGGGGATGGCCAGGATCTGATCTCCTTCGGCTAGTTGCGGTTGCAATAGCAGGTCAATCACTTCAATACGGTACTGGCCCTGGAGGTGTTCTTCACAGTAACGCTTTAAGTTACTTAGTGCGGTAACAGATTTTGGCGTTTTACCGGCAACATAAAGCCGGAGTTCCCATTTCTTATCAATTGTTTCGTCTTCCATTACTATATTTGGGTCTCCCTGCTATTTCCGCCAAGCTCACATCTTCTTATCCTTAGTATTTCTTCCCGGTTCTGTTCTAAAATTTTCTTTTTCAATTCTTCTTCCAGATAAACTTTATTAAGTTCTTCTTCTACAGATTCGTATTCGCTATTAAGACTGGAAATCTTGGCCTCCAAAACTTTGCGTTTCCGTGCAACTTCCCTGTCCTTGCGGCTGATGGCATGAGAATGAATGGCTTCGCCGGTTTGCTCCAGCAGCATTTGTTGTTTTCGTGCCGATCCGGTAAGTACCCCGTCCGGACCGATGTATACTTCAATGAGGTTCAGCCCCTGGTCTGATATGACAAACTCGCGAACCTGGTTACTGTGTTTCATCCCACGGGCCTTCATTACATACATACCACGGTTACGCTCCCCGTTAAACTCAATATCCCGCACCAGCAGCCAGGAATCAACCAGCGATGACACACCCTCGTCGGTTTGTTCATTGACAATGGTATTGAGGGATAATGCAGTAAACATAACGGAGATCTGCTCATCCTGCAGAAAATCTATCAGCCGCACCAGCATATTTTTCACCTCACTTACCGAACCTACGTTGATGAAATTCGTTATCGGGTCAATAACCACTACCGAGGGTTTAAATTTTTTGATGATCTTATGAATCGCCACCAGGTGCATTTCTAAACCGTACATATTTGGCCTGGAGGCGTTGAACATCAAAAGCCCACTATCTACATGTCTTTTAAGATCTACCCCAATAGACCGCATGTTGCGTATGATCTGGTTGGGCGATTCCTCCATAGCAAAATAGATACATTTTTCGCCACGGTTACAGGTCTCGTTGGCAAAGTAGGCCGCCAGGCTGGTTTTACCTGTACCGGCGGTTCCCGATACCAGCGTACTGCCTCCCCGGTAAAAACCTTGACCGCCCAGCATCTCATCAAGCGCCGGTATGCCGGTAGATACCCTTTCTGTAGATACCTGTTTGGCAAGTTTAAGTGAAGTTACCGGAAGTACCGAGATCCCGTCTTCATCTATCAGGAAAGGATATTCGTTGGTGCCGTGAACGGTGCCACGGTATTTAATAATCCGCAAACGGCGGGTGGAGATCTGGTTGATCACCCTGTGGTCTAAAAAGATTACACAGTCTGATACATATTCTTCCAGTCCCTGCCGGGTAAGTCCGCTGCCTTCGCCTTTTTCTCCGGTTATAATTGCGGTAACGCCTTTTTCTTTTAAAAAACCAAAAAGCCGGCGAATTTCTGTACGCAACACCGCCTGGTTATCAAGCCCGGCAAATAAATTTTCTAACGTATCTAATACAATCCGTTTAGCTCCGATGCTATCTATAGCGTAGCCTAGGCGAATAAATAAACCTTCCAGATCGTATTCGCCGGTTTCTTCAATTTCACTTCTATCGATATGTACATGGTCAATTTTTAACTTTTTTTCTTCCTGCAGTTTTTTCAAATCAAATCCCAGTGAAGCTACATTCATCGCCAGTTCATCGGTCTTTTCTTCAAATGCAATAAAAACACCGGGTTCGTTGAACTGGATAGCGCCACGTACAATAAATTCAATCGACATTAAAGTTTTTCCGCATCCTGCCTCGCCACAGATCAGTGTTGGCCTGCCGGTTGGTAAGCCCCCTTCTGTAACTTCATCCAACCCTGCAATGCCGGTTGGGGTTTTTGGCAACGTGGGGTAGGTATTATTAATTTTATTAATCTCGCTCATTTAATTGAGAATTTTAATCGGATAGTTTCATAAAAGTATATAATATTCTGTACCAAGCAATATTCAAATCATTTGCGGCCGATAAGGTGCAGTGTACACTTGCTGCTCTAAAATATTTCAAAATAACTTCGACGACTCACAATTGTTTGATTGCTAATAATTTATTTAAAAAAATATTGCTAAAAATATTCTTAAGATCCGGATTTAAACGATTGAAAAACTTTTAAACTTAGCATTCCTTAAAGTTGTAAAATATAAACAATCATAATCGCAGCCGAGCAAGATATTATAGCCTGCTAAAAGATTCGGGGAATTATTGGAACCAATGTGCTACCCAAATGAGTTAACGCAATTCTAATGGAAATTTAACCTGAGGTGCAGTTGGTAAGGTGTAATTTTGCATACCCTACTGAATAAACATGACAGCTGAAACGACACTCATAATTAAAGCGAAAAGCCCAATATGCAGAACCTGCAGACGAACGTATGAACGCATACCCCGGGCACATTTAGTAAAAACTTTATTTTTCTGGTTGCCTGTGAAAAGGTACCGGTGTTTTAACTGTAATAAGAATAGGTATAAGTTGGCTTAGCCCGGGAAGGCTGAATTTTATTTTTGGTTTATCGGCAGCGATACAAAGAAAGATGACCCCTGATCTTTTCCTTTGCTTTCGGCCCAGATTTTACCATTATGCAATTCCACCAGTATTTTGGCGATAGAAAGGCCAAGGCCGTTACTGGTTTCTTTATTGGTGGGTGAGGCACTCAGCCGGGCAAACTTGGTAAACAGTTTTTGCATATCTGTTGGGGTGAGGCCCTGCCCCTGATCTCGAAATTCTACCACCAGGTTACCATCGATCTCGTTGGAACATACGGTGATGCTGCTCTCCGGATGAGCATACTTAATGGCGTTGCTCAGCAAATTTTCAAAAACCTCCAACATCCTGCCATTATCATATTTAACTAACGTTAAGCAATTGAGCTGCAGCAGTATCTTCTGCTGCTTCTGATCGGCAAGTACCTGCAAATTACTTACTACTTTTTTTAACAAGATTGTAGGATCCGACAATTCAAATTTCAAAAGTATTCCATCATTTTCGGATTTAGCGTTGCTAAGCAAATCGCTCAGATCCTGCATAATGCGCTTTGTTGCATTCGCAATTTTTTCAGCCATATTTTTGATAGGCTCCTGCGTGGTTTTCTGGGAGATTAAACCGGCATACAACGATATTGCTGTTAAAGGGTTTTTAATATCATGTACAGCAATATTCATTAAATCAGTTTGTACACGTACAGTATTGCGCGTGGTTTGGCGCAATTCAAGTTCATCAACAATAATTTCCGATAAATTTCTTAGCATCGACAACTGCTTTTCCGTTGCTACCCGGGGGCACCTCATCAATAACACTCACTGTTCCCAGCAAGTGGCCGTCCGGGGTTTTTATTGGTGCAGCTGCGTAAAACCGCACAACATGATCTGTTACCACCAGAGGTGTGCCCTGCAGCTTTGGTTCGAAATGAACATCGCTGATAGCTATAGGATCCACACTTAAAACAGCAAGTGTTGCAATTATTTCTTCAGGTAATTCCGGCAGCCCGGCTATGGCACCCACCTTAGCTTTAAAAAAAACCCGGTCGCGGTCAACAAAGCTCACAAAGGCGCTGGGGGTATCAAAAATCTGGGCAGCAAGCGTGGCTATCTTGTCGAAGGTTTTGTCGGCCGGGGTGTCAAGTATTTCATACTTGTAAAGTTTCCTTAGGCGCTCTTCATCATTTAGCGGGATAAGGGATACCTGTTTAAAAAACGGATCCATATGTTATAATTAAACGTAACTAAGTAGTATAATAAGGTGTATAAATGTATGTCAAATAATCAGCATACTTACTACTAGCCGTTGTAAAATAAATACATTTATGTTGCGGGACTTACGACGAATATTGGTATACTAATGTTAAGTTTGTGGTAACATTGGAGCGTACATACTAAATGGCTGCCTTCAAACTAATTGCAAAACGTTTTAGCCGAAATGGACGATACCAGTTACCAATACTACCTCCAAAATAATTCACTCTTTAAAGTACTCATAGCTGAATCTGTTTCTCCTATCGGCCTTTACGTAGGTCGGGAGATGGTGATCAAACTGGCCAACAAATCAATCTTAAAAGTTTGGGACAGGGACGAATCCGTTATCGATAAAACTTTCCGCCAGGCTTTACCGGAACTGGAAGGCCAGGGTTTTTTTGAGCTGTTAGACCAGGTTTTTACAACCGGTACGCCGTATGAGGCGCATGGTGAACGCGTAGACCTTTATGTTGACAAGCGGCTGCAAACCTTTTATTTTAACTTCACCTATCAGCCTATAAAAAACGATGCTGGTGAGGTATGGGCCATTATGAATACGGCTACCGACGTTACCGAACTGGTAGTTACACGCCAAAAATTAGCAGAAGCAGAAGAACGGACCAGCTTTGCGCTGGAATCTGCCGGCCTGGGCACCTGGGACCTGGATCCGGTGAATGACACCGTTATATGGGATGCCCGCTGTAAACAGCTCTATGGCTTTGCTAAAGACGAGGAGGTTTTATCCTACAAAGATGTGTTAAGGCATGTTCACCCGGCCGACAAGCAGCGCATCGATAAAACCGTTCAGGATGCTTTGATACCGGAACGAGGAGGCGATTACGACAGCGAATTCCGCACTATTGGTGCGGAAGATGGCAAATTGCGCTGGTTGCGCTGCAAAGGCAAAGCCTATTTTAATGCTGATGAACGCTGTATCCGCTTTGCCGGGACAGCGCTGGATATCACGCCGGAAGTAACTGATAAAGAAGAACAGCGCAAGCTGCTTACGCTGATAGACCATAGTTCGGATTTTGTGAGCCTGTCTGATCTGGAAGGCAATGTGAGCTATGTAAACGCTGCCGGGCGAGAAATGCTTGGATTGGACGATGGCCCTGTAGCGCGCCCTAATACAGACTTTGTAATGCCCGAGGACGTTAACCGGGTGAAAGATCTGGTTGCGAAAGATCTGTTTAAATTGGGCAGATGGAGCGGCCAGGTAAATTACCGTAATTTTGAACCAGGTGAAGCTATCCCTGTTTACGGTACTACCATGCTCACTTACGATGCTATAAGCGGCGAGCCGCTGGGCAGGGCAACAATAGCGCGGGATATGCGCCGCGAACTCGCAGATAAGAAAGCATTGGTTGAAAGCGAGCAGCTTTTACAAAATATAACCAGCGCAGCACCTGCGGCTTTGTGGATGAGTGATGATAAAGGCTTAATTACTTACACTAACCAAACCTGGGAAAATTGGACCGGCCAAACCTACGAACAGACACTTGGCACCGGCTGGCTGGAAATGATCCTGCCGGAAGACCAGCTAAGGGCCGGCGAGATTTTCTTGTCAGACCTAACTGCCCGCAGACCCTACGAAGTTGATTTCAGGTTGCTTTTTAAAGATGGCAGCATCCACTGGTGCATAGCTACTGGTAACCCGCAATACGATGCCCGGGGTGAATTTACAGGCTACATAGGTGCCTGCACCGATGTTACCGAGAAAACCGCCATTGACCTGGAACTGCAGGAACGCAACACGGAACTACGCGACCAGATAAAACAATTTGAGTTTGTTACCGATTTTATGCCGGTGCAGTTGTGGACGGCTAAAACCACCGGCGAGCTGGATTATGTAAACAAACGGGGGATGGAGTTTTTTGGCCTGCCGGCCAAAGAAATTACCGGCCCCAACTGGCTACAAAATCTGCATCCGGACGATAGACTACCCTGCAGTGCTGCATGGTTATCCTCGGTAACTACGGGCCGGATGTACCAGTTTGAATTCAGGCTGCGCGATAAGGAGGGTATATACCGCTGGCACCTGGCGCGGGCCCTGCCGTTTATAAACGAGGGCAGCATTGTGAAATGGTTTGGTACCAATACCGATATTGACGAACAAAAACAAATGCAGCGCCAAAAGGATGATTTTTTGGGCATTGCCAGTCATGAGCTAAAAACCCCGGTTACCAGTATAAAGGCCTACGCACAAGTGCTGGGTGCCATGCTTAGCAAAGAAGGTGAAACCAAAAAGGCGGCGATGGTGGCGAAAATGGATTCGCAGCTAAACAGACTGACCAACCTCATTGGCGATCTGCTGGATGTAACCAAAATCAATTCCGGCAAACTGCAGTTCAACAAATCATGGTTTAATTTTAACGAGATAGTAGCCGAAAACATCCACGATCTGCAGCATACTACCCACAAGCATCGTTTAATTACTGAGTTTAACGAAACCGGCCAGATCTATTCTGATAAGGACCGCATTGGGCAGGTGATTACCAATCTTATCACCAATGCGATTAAGTATTCTCCCCATTCGGATAAGATCATTATCAGTACTAAATTAATGGGGACTGAAGTCTCTTTATGTGTACAGGATTTTGGTATCGGTATTCCGGATGATAAAAAGGACAAGGTTTTTGAACAATTTTACCGGGTAAGCGGCAGCAAACAGCACACCTTCCCCGGTTTGGGACTTGGACTCTATATTTCATCAGAAATTATTCGCCGCGAAGGCGGTAAAATGTGGGTTAACAGTGTAGAGGGAAAAGGATCCACATTTTGTTTTTCGTTACCAGTAGATGGAAACAATATTGACACACAATAATCACGAAATAACACGTTAAAATTTTAGCGTAAGCCGATCAATTGAAGAACATGAAGCAAAAGAAGATAATGATTGCAGACGATGACCCGGGAATCGTAGACGCTGTAGAAATGCTGCTGGAGTTTGAAGGGTACCAGGTAACCAGCACCGTTGACGGATCAACCGTGCTGGATATGAAAGATGAACTGCCCGACCTGCTACTATTGGACATTTGGATGAGCGGCGAAGATGGCCGCGAAATATGCAAAAAACTAAAAAGCATTAGTGCAACCAAAAACATCCCGGTGATCATGATCTCTGCCAGCCGCGACATCAAAGAATCTGCAATGGCCGCCGGTGCCGACGACTTTTTAGCAAAACCTTTTGAAATGGACGAACTGCTGAGAAAGATAGAAAGCCTCACCTAAGCCACCGGGCCGACTGCCGGACAATAAGTATTGTAACTTGAAAAGTAACAGATCTTCCTATTAAAGATCTAATATTGGATAATCGATATTTATTCTGCTCCCGGTTTCCTGGTTACCCCTTTATTCTTGTCTTCACTTCTCCAGGGCTCATAATTTAACCCTGGGGTTAGCCAATACAATAAAATTACGCGGGAATAGCGATAATTAAACGGCGATAATAAAAATATGACGCCCATTAGCACTGCCACATACAGCCATGGAGAATTGGAGCCCGTTAGGATATAGGTTGCTACGGCAGCTGTTACCATCTGGGCAACGTTAAACGCATAACTTACAAACATGGCCACGTACCAGTATCCTGGTTCTCGCTCGTAATGCAGGCCGCAATGCGAACAATTTTCATACATTTTTTGGCCGAACAACTTATAAGTAGGTGTAGCAAAAATATCGCCCCGGCGGCAACGCGGGCATTTTGAGTGGGCTATCCCACTTAGTGCAGAAATAGGTTTGGCGGTTTGCATATTGTTATCGCTAGTCATTGTTTGATCGTGTTTTTTCTGAATTCCTCCGGCGTTTGGCCAGTATGTTTTTTAAAGAATTTGGTGAAGTAGGAATTGTCTGCAAAGTTAAGCTGCGCGGCAATTGCGGTGATATTCAAATCGAGATTGACTAACAGCCGCTTGGCTTCCAGTATCACCCGGTTACGGATCACTTCCCCGGCAGGCATCCCCAGCATATCATTACATAGCGCATTTAAATGGTTAGGGGTAATATACAGCAAAGCTGCATAATCTTTCGGCATTTTAAGGCTAACAAAGTGCTTTTCGGTGAGTTTGCGAAAGCTCTGCAGCAGGGTGAAATTATAGTTGGAAATAGCTGCGGTGTCCTTAGCTTCAGTTTGCCGCGCCACGATTATAAAAAGTTGCAGCATCTGTGTTTTAATCATGTCCATTGCCAGCCTGCCCGCGTTTTCCGTCTCTGCGATCAACTGTTCAAAAATATTAAGAACATATTTTCCGCATTCGCTGTCCAGGTTGATCACTTCATCGTCAATATTGCCGCTAAAGAAAGGCAGGCTATCCAAATAATCGGGCCGCAATAAAAACGATTGGAAAAACGAGGCCGAGAAATTGATAATGTACCCATCCACCGGTTCATCAAAACTCCAGCTGTGCACCTGGCCGGGTACCATAAAGTAAATTTGATAGGGTTTTACCGGGAAACTTCTAAAATCAATAGCATGGGTGCCGCCGCCTGCTGTAAAAAATACCAGGTGATAAAAGCTGTGTTTGTGCGGCAGACTAAGGTTCTGGTGTTTTTGCAGATAGGGCGCAAAACGGCTGATCAATAGTTCCTCATGCTGATGATCAGCAAGAGAACAAATATCATAAACCGGGAACACCTTTTTCATTGATACAAAGATACCCAACAATTACCCGCACCAATGGTGACGGATATCACTTTTATGGTATTTTTTACTGATTTTAACCGATTGATTCTATCGTGTTTGTTAGTGTCAAAGATTTTTGGCTATTATGCACAACGTCCTGCGATGATGCAAAAATAGGCGATGATATAAAAGATATGTATCCTTGTATCCTATTGCATGAACTAAGCTTACCACTATGAGCAAACCAGAAAATGGACACGTAACCCTGAACATAGGCGACGATGGTATTGCCACCGTCAGCTTTTATCACCCGGCGCAGAATGCTATGCCGGCTGGTTTATTAAAAGAACTTGCAGAATTGATCACTTTCGCAGGGATCGACTCCAAAACACGTGTGATTGTACTAAAAAGCGAGGGCGACCGCACTTTTTGTGCCGGTGCCAGCTTTGACGAACTATTGCAGATAAAAGATAAACAGGCCGGCGCCGAATTCTTCTCAGGCTTTGCCAATGTGATCAATGCCTGCCGTAAATCGCCAAAGGTCATTATAGCGCGGGTACAGGGCAAAGCCGTTGGCGGTGGCGTAGGTTTGGCCGCCGCAGCAGATTATTGCCTGGCTACCGAATTTTCATCCATCAAATTA
It encodes the following:
- a CDS encoding circadian clock protein KaiB; translation: MAAQERSFMFNEDDSQPSMYILRLFIIGASPNSIRAIENIKAICDQYLNENYDLKIIDVHQQPELTQNEDIIALPLLINKAPGTERRLIGDMSDIEKVLKGLGIPQTK
- a CDS encoding circadian clock protein KaiB (Decreases the phosphorylation of KaiC, a component of the main circadian regulator in cyanobacteria) codes for the protein MEDETIDKKWELRLYVAGKTPKSVTALSNLKRYCEEHLQGQYRIEVIDLLLQPQLAEGDQILAIPTLVRKVPEPIRKIIGDLSNEEKVLVGLNIRPA
- a CDS encoding KaiC 1 — protein: MSEINKINNTYPTLPKTPTGIAGLDEVTEGGLPTGRPTLICGEAGCGKTLMSIEFIVRGAIQFNEPGVFIAFEEKTDELAMNVASLGFDLKKLQEEKKLKIDHVHIDRSEIEETGEYDLEGLFIRLGYAIDSIGAKRIVLDTLENLFAGLDNQAVLRTEIRRLFGFLKEKGVTAIITGEKGEGSGLTRQGLEEYVSDCVIFLDHRVINQISTRRLRIIKYRGTVHGTNEYPFLIDEDGISVLPVTSLKLAKQVSTERVSTGIPALDEMLGGQGFYRGGSTLVSGTAGTGKTSLAAYFANETCNRGEKCIYFAMEESPNQIIRNMRSIGVDLKRHVDSGLLMFNASRPNMYGLEMHLVAIHKIIKKFKPSVVVIDPITNFINVGSVSEVKNMLVRLIDFLQDEQISVMFTALSLNTIVNEQTDEGVSSLVDSWLLVRDIEFNGERNRGMYVMKARGMKHSNQVREFVISDQGLNLIEVYIGPDGVLTGSARKQQMLLEQTGEAIHSHAISRKDREVARKRKVLEAKISSLNSEYESVEEELNKVYLEEELKKKILEQNREEILRIRRCELGGNSRETQI
- a CDS encoding response regulator receiver protein, whose protein sequence is MKQKKIMIADDDPGIVDAVEMLLEFEGYQVTSTVDGSTVLDMKDELPDLLLLDIWMSGEDGREICKKLKSISATKNIPVIMISASRDIKESAMAAGADDFLAKPFEMDELLRKIESLT
- a CDS encoding AraC family transcriptional regulator gives rise to the protein MKKVFPVYDICSLADHQHEELLISRFAPYLQKHQNLSLPHKHSFYHLVFFTAGGGTHAIDFRSFPVKPYQIYFMVPGQVHSWSFDEPVDGYIINFSASFFQSFLLRPDYLDSLPFFSGNIDDEVINLDSECGKYVLNIFEQLIAETENAGRLAMDMIKTQMLQLFIIVARQTEAKDTAAISNYNFTLLQSFRKLTEKHFVSLKMPKDYAALLYITPNHLNALCNDMLGMPAGEVIRNRVILEAKRLLVNLDLNITAIAAQLNFADNSYFTKFFKKHTGQTPEEFRKNTIKQ
- a CDS encoding enoyl-CoA hydratase; the encoded protein is MSKPENGHVTLNIGDDGIATVSFYHPAQNAMPAGLLKELAELITFAGIDSKTRVIVLKSEGDRTFCAGASFDELLQIKDKQAGAEFFSGFANVINACRKSPKVIIARVQGKAVGGGVGLAAAADYCLATEFSSIKLSELAIGIGPFVISPAVTRKIGLPAFSQLTIRAVDFQTAQWAKEKGLYNEVYADIPALDEALKNLTQQLAAYHPDALGGLKQIFWEGTENWDELLAERAAISGELVLSKFTQQALNGFLNK